The region AGAAAGCAAGTGCTCAGATGGTCTTGTTTGTTACCGCAGCGACTGGGACATCAGCTCTTCATTAACAACTAACTATATTAAGGCTCAACCATGcagtaaagacagaaaaatattttgcatcAAACCTGAATACAATGACATTTGCACCAATTTAAATCTAACCTTCACTTCAGAAGCCTGTGTGAATTCTTCCTTTACAATTACCAGACACATCGATGTTGGTACGTTTAGCAGATTTCCCCTGTATTTTGACCAGCATCTGTTGTAAACAGTACATCATTATGTTTAACCTACATGCTGTTCACTTTTGTCTGCAGAATTTTTACGTCCAGAAGACATAGCGCAGAACCCTCAAACTAAAATTCCTGCAAAAATAGAACCAAACTTACCCAAAAATTGTGCAGATCTCAACGTCACCTACACTTGTTGGGGTAGGTGGAGAGATTAATCATGAACATTAAGAATTGTTTTATGTAATGGTCAGATAAATTTTGAATGATTAAATGCACACCTTCGTAAGAAATATAAGAAATcagaaataatgaaaatcaGTTATAAAGTAAAGTGGACAGATCTGAATTGTGTTTTGGTTGAAGAGGAAATAAAGGCACAGATTTaatgaagttttctttttgaatttgaatcttatctcaaaacaaaaatgtaatgtaatgtaatgagTTTTACTTGTTGAGGACATATTATCATCTTTATGTCTCCTCAGAGAAAGGAAATCTCAGCAAACCAAAGGACGTTTCCATGTTGGAGCCCTTTATAGACTACAGCTGTATCGGTGACGTtgtctacaaaaacaaaagcatcacaAACATGACTGCGGTCAACGTCAAGATTGACTGCAGTATGTCGatgttcatttgtcatttttgcattgataatatgtgtgtgtataaaagaTTAACATCAATGTTCTATATCTATTCTGTGTTCCGACAGATCCTGAAATAAGGCAGACCGTTCAAACcaagaagacaaacacaacagaaaactcCTTTTGTTTTAGTTGGAGGACCGTCAGTGAGAACTGTGGAGACATGCTTTCCAACCTTCATAATCTTTCTTATAACTGCATGTGTTCCTCTGaccacaaaaatacaaatgacgGTAAGTAAAATGACAGGGATTAAATCTATTTGATTCACTTTAGGAATGTGAATACCCTGACTTGGGTGAAGATGTGACATGACATTATAAAGAAATAATATTGGGGAAGCAGATTCACATTATTGTTATGTAAAGATCAGATTAAACATTTTCTGTGCCATCAACACTGAGCTGAATCTATTTCAAAGAGACGTTTTCACTAAACACTTGATGGTATCTTGACTAAATCACGATGCCATAAAATGTTCAAACTTTCGTCTCTGtcattgattcattcaaacattttatgcTGGTGCCTAATTGTCAGCAATAACAAAAGCTGAATCTATATTACAGGTAGAGCTACCCGATGGCCGGAGGGAGGCTTGTGTTGTGTCTCTGGTCTGAAGTCCTTCACCGATTATACCTGTAAAGTCCAACCAACCTACAACAACCAGGATGTCGGCAGGTTGGGTACTGTGCGTCTGAAGACTGATGCTGGAGGTAAATGTCACAAATGGACTAATAAGTCAGTAATTAATCTCAACTAATAACACCTTTCTAATATTTTATGGCCTGTTGCTCCAGCAACCACCGTGACTTACAAAAGCGGACTAAGCAGTCAAGaagagaaatgaatgaatgaatgaatgaatgaatgaatgaatgaatgaatgaatgaatgaatgaatgaatttagatagaaattaaaaatcataaattTTTGCCTCGGCCAGTTTGTATCAAAATTCACGACAAGCACAACCAACGCAAGGACACACAAATTAGTGTTAGACCGCACAACATCATCCCTGTGACTCTGTTCGCTGATGACACTGGTTCTTCTTTTCGATCTGTTGCAGAACCGGATAAACCTCCAGAGCTGAAGGTGACTCATCTGGGTAATAATGTGATTAAGGTCTATTGTGAGCCTATCAGGAATTTCAACGGACCTAAGCAGCTGTACATCGCCCATCTTTCCTATGATGGTGCTGaaattagcaaaaaaaacaacacatcatgtcattttgaatTCGACGATCTGAGTTATTCAACATCCTACACTGTGACTGTACGTATCCTCCTAATTTTTGGTCTCACAAGattattctgattttatttagcATCTTCACACAAATGCAAACCGATATTCTGTTTTTCCAGGTGAAAACTTTTAATGGGAAGCGTCTAAGCATGGCCACGATGACAAACGCTACCACTTCATGTAcgtacagcacacacacacacacacacacacacacacacacacacacacacacacacacacacgctcatttCTCTGCATGTGATGGTTAATGGGAAGGCTGCAACTTTGAAATAATTTCTCTGTGATTTTACAGACAACGATAAAGCTCTGATTGGGGTTCTGgtcttcctcatcatcctcacatGTGTGGCTCTGCTGTTCGTCACCTACAGGATTTACGTCCTAAAGCGCAGAATGACCCAGTAAAGATCATTCAACATATTTTCATCCTCATTTTGACTCAATTGCTTTATTTGTGTGATTGTTTTAGTATGTGCAAACATactttatgattttatttttctcaacatAAATTTCACGTGATTTGAAGCCAAAATGATCTTTTCTTGCAGTGGCATGAATGAACATATGATGCTGATTCCAGGAACAAGTGAGTAGAATTAGATTTTAAGTTTTTTCCTGGGTTCGCTATCAATAAGAACATTTAAGTAATTCATTCACATGTAGCAGCTACTGATTTCCGATGAGTGACAGTCAGATTCACAGGATCTATTCCTTTTGTTTCCTATCATGAGGCATATCTGAGGAGAAATCACTCAACAACTCCAATACAAatattccctctgctctcctaCTGAATCGTTCTGTTTGCTGTTGCAGCCAACGAAAACAACCTGTTGACTCTTGAGCCGATTGCAGCAGAAGTCCTGCTGGAAACATACAAGAGGAAGCTCGCTGATGAAGGACGACTTTTCTTGGATGAGTTTCAGGtcattttaatatcttttttcaGGAATGTTCCTTTGGTGTAGTTCTTTTTGAAGTTGGACCAAGTAGGTTGGATGTGCGTATTGTGGTCTCAAAACAATTTCTCTTTATTGGTCTtttccatttacattttttcttctgttttcagaGCATCCCAAAAATATTCTTCAGGTACAGCATGAAAGAAGCCAAAAAGCCCTGCAACGCCCCCAAGAACCGCTACATGGACATCCTGCCATGTGAGTCTGTCCAACAACGCTGAGTGgattttactcaatttttttatcatccatccatccattttcttccgctgagtttataaaatactttttgaacAGGAGtgtctgaattcaaaattcaaaTCACTTTCAAATCAACGTGAGATTTTTAATTTCTATGTCTATTACACTTGTATCTTATTACTTCTTCTGTCTTGAGCCAGTTGATTATAACCGCGTGCTGCTGACAACTGGAAATGGAGACACAGGATGCGACTACATCAATGCCAGCTTCATTGACGTATGCAAAACGCTTGTTTGTACTGCAGCTATCAGAATAAACCAACATGTGAACTTTTTCTGACACATCTTGGTGAACAGAATTTCATTTCCTGCTACAGGGTTATAAGGAATCCAAGAAGTACATTGCAACTCAAGGTAAGCTAATTTTCTGTGTGGTTACCActaggtgtgtgtgggtgtttgtacAGTGTATGTACTATATGGTGTGTGTTGTAGGGCCTAAAGAAGAGACGGTGAGTGACTTCTGGAGGATGATCTGGGAGCAACAGTCTTCTATCATCGTCATGGTAACACGCCTTGAAGAGGGAAACAGGGTGAGAACAGCAGCTTGAACTTTTTGATGGTGACACTGATAAAGAGACATTAACAGTAAAACATCTGCATCATAGCCACTCATATAAATACTGCACAGTATCAGATATCAACCAGACCATTAATCACACACTTGGATCTTCGTATTGTctccataaaatatattttctccTAGCCCTCACTCTTCCTGGTGGGTTAGCAGGTCGATTATCACATGTATCATATGCATATCTAGCATTTGGGATACTGTGCTTAGTCTAATGCTGCTGCTTTGTTGCCCATTTGCAGAATTTGCCGGTTGCTCTTTCTCAAATCTCTGTTGTGTCACAGGTCAAGTGTGTGCAGTACTGGCCGGAAGAGGTCAAAGATACAAAGAACTTTGAGGAGTTTATAGTGAAGCTGACCTCAGAGGACCACTGTCCGGATTACACCATTCGCCATCTCAGTCTGAATAATGTGAGAATAAAATatgataatacagtatatggcaTCCACAGAGTCTTGGTTTTTAACCTCCAACTCTTCTATTTTAGTAAATAGCTATTTCATTACTGTACGATGAAACTGGTGGaaaatttttcattgttttacttTGCCACTGATACTactctgtgtatgtgttttgttgggggggtttttgttttgttttttatgtgtgtctacagaagagggagaagaacTCGGAGCGGGAGGTGACCCACATCCAGTTCATGAGCTGGCCAGATCATGGCATCCCAGAGGAGGCACATCTCCTCCTGAAACTGAGGCGGCGCGTCAATGCGTTCAAGAATTTCTTCAGTGGCCCCATCGTCATTCACTGCAGGTTATTACAtccattcacacaaaaaaactgatttcGCATTGTTTCCATACCtttttccagtcttcatccAGGCATGCAAAACCTAAAAATACATTGCCTGCTAATTTCCTGAGTATTTAGTGCACTGCAGACTAAACATGTACTGCATATTTTGTACTGATTCCATACTGAATACCTACGCATTGTAATGACTACAAAGTTTGAACTATCATAATCTTAATTCTACTCTAAATATCACCCCCTACAACACAATTTGTTTATCACTGATGGACGTAGACATACACTGTTGAATTGGTTTAACCGTGCaccataaacacacatgaataTCATACCAACTCAAATTTTTTATGGTGTCTATAATTAATAAaaggataaataaaaacagatcaaaTGATATCAGTGGGTATGAAGCGACTCCCTCACATCACCTGACGTCTGTACTGACATAGTGTTATGATCTGACGTAGCGCCGGAGTCGGCCGAACAGGGACCTACATTGGCATCGATGCCATGATGGAGGGTCTGGAGGCAGAGGGCAAAGTCGACATCTACGGCTACGTGGTCAGACTCCGCAGACAGAGATCTCTCATGGTTCAAGTGGaggtaaaatattcatttagaTCCGACTCAACAGAATGTACGTATAGAAACCCAGTGTGAGATGATCACTCAATGTCGACTCATCACAAGAGATTAGACCTAAAGTTTTATTCTCTGTAGTCATCAGTTTTGATGCAGTTCAGTTTACACAAGCTGTGCTCTCATGAATGACTCTGGTATGGATTtatggcttcattgaaatttTTTGTTGCATTCCCAAACTCTATTTTATGAGTTTCTTAGCGTGGAAACGTTTTTCTTCACACAGTCCCAGTACATCCTGATTCACCAGGCGCTGCTGGAGCACAATCAGTTTGGAGAGACCGAGATCGCTTTGCCGGAGCTCCACAGTACATTGAACATGCTCAGAGAGAACTCTGGCAATGAACCCACCTTATTAGAGGATGAGTTTGAGGTACGCACAGAACATTATGTCTCTGTTTATAATAAAATGACTGCAGCGTGCAATATGTGGCAAAGAAACCCACAAATATTAAAGGAGATTACTATAGAAATCGTAACAATTTTGTGACAGATCTTAATGTCGATATAAATGATCTTATACATATATCATCTATCGATATTTCCATTCAGAGACTCCCCACCTTTAAAAACTGGAGGACTTGCAAAACTGGAACCAGAGAAGAAAACGAGAAAAAGAATCGCACTCCGTCAGTCGTTCCATGTGAGTAGCAGCTCAACATAGGGTCAGGTCGCACTTTACCCTAAAGTCTCGAACCATAGCATATCAGGGTGTGTGCAGCATGCACACTGTGCATATTCATCTATGTCCGAGTACATGTAAGCAATTTTCATCCTCAGATGACTACAACCGAGTGATGCTGAAGATGGGTGAAGGACACAGTCGTGACAGCAAtgaggagggtgaggaagagtcatcggatgaggaggatgaggagcccACCAAGTACATCAATGCTTCATACATAAATGTATGTTATTttactgacccccccccccccggaaacCAGAACAGGGACAGCGTTTATTGTAAATGAAACACGATGAACTGTGTTTCTCCTGTTGTAGTAGTCGTCGTCTCATTAACTCTGAATGAATGCACATCTTTTATGCAACACAAGTGTAATTACATTCATCTCATTCAATTTGTTTGGACTGTGTACAACAATACAAGGATGTGTTTTCCTGCCCACACAGGGTTACTGGGGCCCGTGCACCTTCATCACAGCACAGACTCCACTTCCAGACACTGTGGCTGATTTCTGGTCGATGGTGTACCAGAAGAGACCATCTGCTATCGTCATGCTCTCCGATTACAAGGAGGAGGATAAGGTATCTTAAATACGGAGTGTGTATGTAGTTGTGTGTGCATAGAAGATCCCTGATATGTGTTCTCTGTAtgtgatattttttaaacacacttACCTTTGCCGTGTTTTCCCAGGGGTCTGTCTACTGGGATGAGAAGACCCTGGAGGACTTTCAGGTGGAGGTGTCGAGCACGGATACCACCCCGACCTTCATCAGACGCAACATGCTGATCCGTCATGTAAAGGTAAGACAATAGTAACCCATTCTgtatcaacccccccccctcatttcAACCTCACAAGTATATTTACCTCAACAGAGGAAAGAGAGTCGGCCAGTAACGCACTTCCAGTTCTTGAAGTGGGAGAACAGGGAGGTCCCAGAGAAACCTCAAGATCTGACAGACATGATTAAGGTCATCAAGCACAGCTTTGGAAGCGGCAAATCATGGAGCGGCGAGTCCGTCGTGGTCCACTGCAAGTAAGGCAACCCACCGAAAATGTCTCATGGGGGTCGTGTTGCATATGACCACAGTGCTTCCATTTATTTCACAAGGAAAAGTCAAAGGCTGAATCTCAGGCAAGGAAAAATCGTCTGATGTTATTTCTATGCTTCCTGATGGATTCTCCTGATTTATTTGTCTCATAATTGGAACATGACAAAGTGTCCCATTCCCACAGGATCTGCTGTTTCTACTCGAGTTGTGTTTATAAAACTCAAATCCAATACGAGTGTGATGTGCCTCCAGAAAAAAGTGAACAGGAGAGCATAGGACCCTGAGGACACTTCCAATAATCTGTTAGTTTAAACATTATTGGGCCCATATTTCTCAAGCATGTATATATTACACCAGGACTGGTCTGAAGAGCCAATGGAAAGGAAATTGAAAATGTCTTGCCTGAGTTTGACAAAGgtataaaatgtgaatgttaagaaaaacatttatgagCTGCTCTCCAGAgatcacatgtacagtatatgaaagaATAATATACCGGTACTAGTTTAAAAAAGGTGGAATGGAACCATGTGAACCgtgtggttctttttttttttttttgatggaaataaaaagaaaaccaaaatgaaGCTGCTATTAAATTCTTCTATTTGTAATGCAGAAACTCAAAAGTCAGTAGAAATAAACTTTACATACTAggatatgttgtttttatggcaAAAGTGAATTTGTGTAACCGTAtccattttatttgtgtgttctccACTTCCTCAGTGACGGCTCGTCCCGTTCGGGGgttttctgtgctctgtggaaCCTGCTGGACAGCGCCGACACTGAGAAGCTGGTGGATGTCTTCCAAGTGGCCAAAACTCTACGCAAGGAGAGACATGGCATGATCTCCAGCCTGGTAAGAAAGGAATCTGcagggtgtgatttgttggGGGGGATCAACCCCCCCGCTCCGTTTTTTACATCCCTGAGCACCAGCTATCCCAGTACACCCATTCCTGTACATCATTTGTCTCGTACTGGGAGACAACCCATCAATAAttaaagaaatatgaaataacatgaAAGCTGTGACAAAGTTGTATTGTTTCCCAAAACGCTGCTAATAACGGGCCAACAGGTGAGCcaaaaaggccacatgaagtccgACACCAGAGTAAACTATTCACTTGTTCttgaatttttattatttttattattttattatttatagttaTTTTGACACGACGTGTGAAATTTTAATATAtgaggtgttaatgttacgttttACAGACCGTTTGCATTAcgctaaatcctcttgccatgtttTCATGATCGGCCTTTATCCATGGTTCAGAAGCTTAATTAGGGCAGCTTCattatcttcatcttccacatcgcGCCTggaacagaaaattaaatgtttcgtgcctttttaagtttgtgttaaatatgaatgttcaactgttcTGAATATACAATCATAGGACCTACCACTAACCTAAAAAGGAGTTAGGCTCTTTCATTGCTTGTTTTTTCATGTGTAACCCCCCCTCAGCCCTcagtttttttgacaaattgcacCCTAGGAATTCAGAACATTAACACCCAGTAGCATAAACATAATTCTCAATCAGTCATAGCGGTCATGTTTTCTGCACGTACTATCAAGCATGTGCTTCTATGtctgctgttgtcattttcacagacatataatttaaaattgtgtGCTAAGGTACTTCCATCACCAACACTGCTATAGGAAACCTCTACCATTCAGATAGTTGATGAAGATCAGATATTTATACAGTGTGTTAGTGTACAacagttgtgtttgtctgctctaTGGCGCATTCAACCTAATTCATCATTTTAAGTGTTGTTCCTCTGTGTTGTTCCTCCATCAGGAGCAATACCAGTTCTTGTATGATGCACTGGAGGGCGTCTACCCTCTGCAGAATGGGGAAGTGAAAGCAGTGCCTGCTTCTGCAGAAGACTCGCTCCACATTGTCGATGAAACCGCAGTAGCAGACCAGCCAGCTAGCACTACCAGCAACGACCAGCAGGAGGCAGCTCCCCGTGAAGCTGGAGGGAAGGCAGAAAATAAGGAGCCAGAAGAAGACTCTGAGACTACATCACCAGAGGACAGCACTGGTCCCACTGCGGAGGActgagggtggtggtggtggtggatggatggatgggtgtttTAATTTGGAAGAGAAATGCTTCAGCTAAATGCGTTCTTTTAAAATACTTCCTGAATGtatgaacattttaaagttaTAAAACAGTTTcgatttgtttatttaaaaaaagattttaaaaattttttaagtccatttccaaaatgaaaactatgaaaataactaaggaaataataaaatacttctatttaaatattttaccacTGTTATCAAAGTTTACTAAATGCTGTTATCAAACTTAAGCTCGTTTGATTGACTGTACAGTAAGAGATGTCTATGAActtaattgtaattttaataCAACACAATGTTGTTTCATAACCCTTTATACATAGTTTATATATTAACTTTCTCACTAAATTAATAGATGCGCTATTCTACATTTATGTATACTGTAGTCTAAATAATTTAGTCATTAATTTCCAAATTTATGCGACACGGTGACATTTcactaaaataaacatgaaataaatgtaagtTTTTATCAGTGGTGTGAACTCCTAAACAGCCACCACTAGAGTTCCCTTCAGCACCAAATTACTTAATAATTCCAGGTATTTTTGCGGAGCAATAAATGAATATCAGGGAAGCAGTCTCTGAAAAGCAGCGTTCAAGATCAGGAAACCCATCCtttctaaataaatacatatacagtaacgCAGAAAAACAGATGTCAAGCTGCTGAAAAGCAAGTATAATTGACTtctgaacattttaaatcaacagTTTATGGGATTCTGGTTAAAGGCAGTcacaaacagtaaataaattaaGACACACAAGATGTAAGATGAACAATTTCCACTCATTCAAGACGATCGAATGAACCAACAATTAATGAGTCTCAATGCAGACTGTTTCTCTGATCATAACTGCATCTTTAAAGGACTCAGtgaccactgtcttacagtttCTGTTGCATCTTTAAACttcttttacagaaaaaagtaCACTCTATGAAAGGGTTATCTTTGGAAAAGAAattcttttcatatttataGACACATGTCTACTGCTGCAGTAGACATGTGTCTataaatatgtcatttaaaCATGTCATCTAATGTAAAGAGACACATTTTGGTTGTGGTCTTTATTCAAGTGAGTATTAATAGCTTAATACTCACTGTCTAGACTGTGGACTTCATTTTTACCACATATGAGTGATGTTAAATTGTCTAAACATCAAACTTAACAATATGCATAACAATgagtaaaaacatgttttgtacaAATACTAGTAAATTTAACATTGTTTCTctgggtaaaaaataaataaaataaaataaaaacacattgcaAAATAGCATaggtttaaaaacaaataaataccttATAATAACGTAAGAACATTCATGTAAACATTCTAAGCACAGACGGgtacaaatcaaaaataaattcatacattcatcttgttgaagatgagatgaccgtaattgtctcgtcttcagatGCTTACCCGCTTATCCCAGTTTACgctggaccctatcccagctgctacgggcaagaggcagggtacatccTGGCTGCATCTCCAATGCATCATGGGGCCAAAATTGTAAAATgcatttctgaaatgttttgtattaaAAAGCTGCAAAGAAACTGCTTTTTCAAGGGAACCTCAGGAACCAGTAAAGCAATAGCTTTCTAAAGCTgcatgaaatacttttttttagtcatcAAAA is a window of Antennarius striatus isolate MH-2024 chromosome 7, ASM4005453v1, whole genome shotgun sequence DNA encoding:
- the ptprc gene encoding receptor-type tyrosine-protein phosphatase C isoform X1, which produces MASPCGLKLLLLWAGIISLTNCQTPTSKQNTTTTSQSITSLPSPTKTETSVSPSITGLKPTLTTPTTTITSSPKPSVSSATTKAPPPTSECSYRVEPITFGFSITITRSIPGNYTIYIQKDGQLVRSESGVISGPTATKEIKHLQPCTEYYHQVEIITNSGKIVDCSATMNKLQTRQLREDEITESKCSDGLVCYRSDWDISSSLTTNYIKAQPCSKDRKIFCIKPEYNDICTNLNLTFTSEACVNSSFTITRHIDVEFLRPEDIAQNPQTKIPAKIEPNLPKNCADLNVTYTCWEKGNLSKPKDVSMLEPFIDYSCIGDVVYKNKSITNMTAVNVKIDCNPEIRQTVQTKKTNTTENSFCFSWRTVSENCGDMLSNLHNLSYNCMCSSDHKNTNDGRATRWPEGGLCCVSGLKSFTDYTCKVQPTYNNQDVGRLGTVRLKTDAGEPDKPPELKVTHLGNNVIKVYCEPIRNFNGPKQLYIAHLSYDGAEISKKNNTSCHFEFDDLSYSTSYTVTVKTFNGKRLSMATMTNATTSYNDKALIGVLVFLIILTCVALLFVTYRIYVLKRRMTHGMNEHMMLIPGTTNENNLLTLEPIAAEVLLETYKRKLADEGRLFLDEFQSIPKIFFRYSMKEAKKPCNAPKNRYMDILPFDYNRVLLTTGNGDTGCDYINASFIDGYKESKKYIATQGPKEETVSDFWRMIWEQQSSIIVMVTRLEEGNRVKCVQYWPEEVKDTKNFEEFIVKLTSEDHCPDYTIRHLSLNNKREKNSEREVTHIQFMSWPDHGIPEEAHLLLKLRRRVNAFKNFFSGPIVIHCSAGVGRTGTYIGIDAMMEGLEAEGKVDIYGYVVRLRRQRSLMVQVESQYILIHQALLEHNQFGETEIALPELHSTLNMLRENSGNEPTLLEDEFERLPTFKNWRTCKTGTREENEKKNRTPSVVPYDYNRVMLKMGEGHSRDSNEEGEEESSDEEDEEPTKYINASYINGYWGPCTFITAQTPLPDTVADFWSMVYQKRPSAIVMLSDYKEEDKGSVYWDEKTLEDFQVEVSSTDTTPTFIRRNMLIRHVKRKESRPVTHFQFLKWENREVPEKPQDLTDMIKVIKHSFGSGKSWSGESVVVHCNDGSSRSGVFCALWNLLDSADTEKLVDVFQVAKTLRKERHGMISSLEQYQFLYDALEGVYPLQNGEVKAVPASAEDSLHIVDETAVADQPASTTSNDQQEAAPREAGGKAENKEPEEDSETTSPEDSTGPTAED
- the ptprc gene encoding receptor-type tyrosine-protein phosphatase C isoform X2, which codes for MASPCGLKLLLLWAGIISLTNCQTPTTTSQSITSLPSPTKTETSVSPSITGLKPTLTTPTTTITSSPKPSVSSATTKAPPPTSECSYRVEPITFGFSITITRSIPGNYTIYIQKDGQLVRSESGVISGPTATKEIKHLQPCTEYYHQVEIITNSGKIVDCSATMNKLQTRQLREDEITESKCSDGLVCYRSDWDISSSLTTNYIKAQPCSKDRKIFCIKPEYNDICTNLNLTFTSEACVNSSFTITRHIDVEFLRPEDIAQNPQTKIPAKIEPNLPKNCADLNVTYTCWEKGNLSKPKDVSMLEPFIDYSCIGDVVYKNKSITNMTAVNVKIDCNPEIRQTVQTKKTNTTENSFCFSWRTVSENCGDMLSNLHNLSYNCMCSSDHKNTNDGRATRWPEGGLCCVSGLKSFTDYTCKVQPTYNNQDVGRLGTVRLKTDAGEPDKPPELKVTHLGNNVIKVYCEPIRNFNGPKQLYIAHLSYDGAEISKKNNTSCHFEFDDLSYSTSYTVTVKTFNGKRLSMATMTNATTSYNDKALIGVLVFLIILTCVALLFVTYRIYVLKRRMTHGMNEHMMLIPGTTNENNLLTLEPIAAEVLLETYKRKLADEGRLFLDEFQSIPKIFFRYSMKEAKKPCNAPKNRYMDILPFDYNRVLLTTGNGDTGCDYINASFIDGYKESKKYIATQGPKEETVSDFWRMIWEQQSSIIVMVTRLEEGNRVKCVQYWPEEVKDTKNFEEFIVKLTSEDHCPDYTIRHLSLNNKREKNSEREVTHIQFMSWPDHGIPEEAHLLLKLRRRVNAFKNFFSGPIVIHCSAGVGRTGTYIGIDAMMEGLEAEGKVDIYGYVVRLRRQRSLMVQVESQYILIHQALLEHNQFGETEIALPELHSTLNMLRENSGNEPTLLEDEFERLPTFKNWRTCKTGTREENEKKNRTPSVVPYDYNRVMLKMGEGHSRDSNEEGEEESSDEEDEEPTKYINASYINGYWGPCTFITAQTPLPDTVADFWSMVYQKRPSAIVMLSDYKEEDKGSVYWDEKTLEDFQVEVSSTDTTPTFIRRNMLIRHVKRKESRPVTHFQFLKWENREVPEKPQDLTDMIKVIKHSFGSGKSWSGESVVVHCNDGSSRSGVFCALWNLLDSADTEKLVDVFQVAKTLRKERHGMISSLEQYQFLYDALEGVYPLQNGEVKAVPASAEDSLHIVDETAVADQPASTTSNDQQEAAPREAGGKAENKEPEEDSETTSPEDSTGPTAED